A window from Candidatus Methylomirabilota bacterium encodes these proteins:
- a CDS encoding TIGR02206 family membrane protein encodes MEAPPFVLFGFDHVAAILITGIVAAGLSLAVRSNPDGAIARALRIGIAGIVAAAIIIGMVRDGLRGRLSVWDWVPLNLCDFEIVLAVFALLTRRQAAYEIFYFWALAGTLIAMITPEITRGFPSREFISFFAFHGAVVATALFMTWGLKMRPRAGAHWRVFLWTNVYAAAAVAVNLIFGRNFLYLCEKPSGFSVLDWFGPWPVYIVAAEVLALALFYLLSLPFRDQQPTRTRS; translated from the coding sequence ACGTCGCAGCCATCCTCATCACCGGAATCGTCGCCGCGGGGCTCTCGCTCGCGGTGCGATCCAATCCCGACGGCGCGATCGCCCGCGCGCTGCGGATCGGAATCGCGGGGATCGTGGCCGCCGCGATCATCATCGGCATGGTGCGCGACGGGCTCCGGGGCCGGCTTTCCGTATGGGACTGGGTCCCCCTCAACCTCTGCGACTTCGAGATCGTGCTCGCCGTCTTCGCGCTCCTGACCCGGCGACAGGCGGCGTACGAGATCTTCTACTTCTGGGCGCTCGCGGGAACGCTCATCGCGATGATCACACCCGAGATCACGAGAGGATTCCCGAGCCGGGAATTCATTTCCTTCTTCGCATTCCACGGCGCCGTCGTGGCGACGGCGCTCTTCATGACGTGGGGATTAAAAATGCGCCCCCGGGCGGGGGCGCATTGGCGGGTCTTCCTATGGACGAACGTTTACGCGGCCGCCGCGGTGGCCGTGAATCTCATCTTCGGGAGAAACTTCCTCTACCTCTGCGAGAAGCCGAGCGGGTTCAGCGTGCTCGACTGGTTCGGCCCCTGGCCGGTCTACATCGTCGCGGCCGAGGTCCTCGCGCTGGCCCTCTTTTACCTGCTCAGCCTGCCGTTCCGAGACCAGCAGCCTACGCGCACCCGCTCGTAG